A single genomic interval of Juglans regia cultivar Chandler chromosome 1, Walnut 2.0, whole genome shotgun sequence harbors:
- the LOC108996222 gene encoding BTB/POZ domain-containing protein At2g13690-like: MDPSTRHHPQSRRRSWCCSFTAPPPSPENLSLSHLKSFPSNKSEILSKPRANSVPNSPQNSKSGLGLKGRTRIDARRILSPGRVSPIDSDSTVLSVQEEIPAPVDSSTSLPKAQSFRAPAASSSPSSRSADNDTVFDVRLNLRGKSGGCLVLELNSEVLSASSDLFAGLISEYKRNSSGSSSRRKVCRIEVPDVENLRVFRETVELMFEDDIPKRLLKIGVYRCIDILEVSAGIMFTKGVLSCLKYLEAVPWTEEEEEKLRILFTRFKFDDATTRDILSRLYARGSVDSHQHLVRQLVLSITSCTDANARNELKSLVKGLLCRSSVYEDQSDLNKEDLYIACQSCLSSLFSLFEEASGTISHERLSEKEKDRPLIEHISRQVDNINWLLEILFDRQMAEEFVDMWADQGKLLIMHENSSPMVRYELSRVSALLFIAMGTRKLHCRSESRSRLLLAWFGPMMLDFGWLQRCRKGLDVKALEEAMGQTLLTLPLKQQYVLFMEWFQCFSQHGTECPNLSKAFQIWWRRSFLGGSETHAIESR; this comes from the exons ATGGACCCTTCCACCCGCCACCACCCCCAGTCTCGCCGCCGATCATGGTGTTGCTCTTTCACGGCGCCGCCTCCTAGCCCCGAaaacctctctctttctcacctTAAATCCTTTCCCTCCAACAAGTCGGAAATCCTCTCCAAACCCAGAGCCAACTCCGTCCCTAACTCGCCCCAGAACTCCAAATCTGGTCTGGGCCTCAAGGGGCGGACCCGGATCGACGCCCGCCGGATCTTGTCCCCGGGTCGAGTGTCCCCAATAGACTCCGATTCCACCGTGCTTTCCGTTCAAGAAGAAATCCCCGCGCCAGTCGATTCCTCAACATCTCTTCCCAAAGCCCAAAGCTTCCGGGCCCCAGCGGCGAGCTCGTCCCCAAGCTCCCGAAGTGCCGACAATGACACTGTATTCGACGTGAGGTTGAACTTGCGTGGGAAGAGCGGTGGGTGCCTCGTCTTGGAGCTGAACTCGGAGGTCCTAAGCGCGAGTTCGGATTTATTCGCTGGCTTGATCAGTGAATATAAGAGGAATTCGAGCGGCTCGTCTTCGAGGCGGAAGGTGTGTAGAATTGAGGTGCCGGATGTGGAGAATCTCAGGGTGTTTAGGGAGACAGTCGAGCTGATGTTCGAGGACGATATTCCAAAGCGGCTCTTGAAGATCGGTGTGTATCGGTGCATCGATATACTCGAG GTATCAGCAGGTATCATGTTCACCAAGGGGGTTTTGTCCTGTTTAAAGTACCTTGAGGCTGTTCCTTGGAccgaggaagaagaggaaaaactgAGGATCCTGTTTACAAGATTTAAGTTTGATGATGCAACAACCAGAGATATTTTATCCAGACTGTACGCTCGTGGCTCGGTAGATTCCCATCAACATTTAGTGAGACAGCTTGTTTTGTCTATCACCAGTTGTACCGATGCCAATGCTAGGAACGAGCTAAAGTCATTAGTCAAGGGTCTCCTGTGTAGAAGTTCAGTCTATGAGGACCAATCTGACCTCAATAAGGAAGACCTTTACATTGCTTGCCAGTCATGTCTGAGTTCACTTTTCAGCTTGTTTGAGGAGGCCTCTGGTACTATCTCCCATGAGAGATTGTCAGAGAAGGAAAAGGATAGGCCGTTGATTGAACACATCTCAAGACAAGTAGATAACATCAATTGGTTGCTAGAAATCCTGTTTGATAGGCAAATGGCTGAGGAGTTTGTGGATATGTGGGCAGATCAAGGAAAGCTGCTTATAATGCACGAGAATTCATCTCCAATGGTCAGGTACGAGCTCAGCAGGGTTTCAGCCCTTCTATTCATTGCCATGGGGACTAGAAAACTGCACTGCCGTTCAGAATCGAGATCCAGACTTCTCCTGGCATGGTTTGGCCCTATGATGCTGGACTTTGGTTGGCTGCAGAGATGCAGAAAAGGGCTCGACGTGAAGGCATTGGAGGAAGCAATGGGTCAGACGCTCCTTACTCTTCCTTTGAAGCAGCAGTATGTGCTGTTTATGGAATGGTTTCAGTGTTTCTCCCAGCATGGCACTGAATGCCCTAATCTGAGCAAAGCCTTCCAGATTTGGTGGCGACGCTCATTTCTAGGAGGCTCAGAAACTCATGCAATTGAATCCAGGTAA
- the LOC108996223 gene encoding NAC domain-containing protein 82-like isoform X1: protein MGKALRLPPGYRFHPTDDELVLLYLKRKIKGERFYSKAVAEVDIYKFAPWELPDKFKSGSGDLQWYFLCPVERKYSRGHRINRETRDGCWKKTGNDISVHHDKELVGSKKTLVFHKNLNSTAIGIRGGKSTQRERTDWVMHEYSLGDQYMAKEGIVKNTYVLCMIFQKEGLGPRNGAQYGAPFKEEEWNYDEDDDSAEAVTLAGSLPSSSSGLAAIDTKFSGGTTSESCLSEAMQSQCEGFSAVLNNDASNELSQVLGNSILPEVLTSFKEDNPAILSEDDKNKNLNPDENTLCLSDIMGDFEDFYYCEGTTWSLDDGFFDIADLDLPLDAPPT from the exons atggGGAAAGCACTGCGTCTACCTCCGGGGTACCGATTTCATCCCACTGATGATGAGCTGGTTCTGCTCTatctaaaaaggaaaataaagggTGAACGTTTCTATTCTAAAGCAGTTGCAGAGGTTGATATCTACAAGTTTGCCCCTTGGGAACTTCCAG ATAAATTCAAATCCGGAAGTGGTGATTTGCAATGGTACTTCTTATGCCCAGTGGAGAGAAAGTATTCTAGAGGGCATAGAATCAATCGTGAAACCAGAGATGGGTGCTGGAAAAAAACCGGAAATGATATTTCTGTTCATCACGATAAAGAGTTGGTGGGGTCAAAAAAAACATTGGTTTTTCACAAGAACCTCAACTCGACAGCTATAGGGATACGAGGAGGAAAATCAACACAAAGGGAACGAACTGATTGGGTTATGCACGAGTACAGCCTTGGAGATCAGTATATGGCCAAGGAAGGAATTGTCAAG AACACATATGTGCTCTGTATGATTTTCCAGAAGGAGGGCCTAGGGCCAAGAAATGGTGCTCAATACGGAGCACCATTTAAGGAGGAAGAATGGAATTATGATGAGGATGACGACTCTGCAGAAGCTGTCACTTTAGCTGGTTCGTTGCCTAGTAGCAGTAGCGGTTTGGCTGCTATCGACACCAAGTTCTCGGGTGGCACAACATCTGAGTCATGTTTATCTGAAGCTATGCAGTCACAATGTGAGGGGTTTTCTGCAGTTCTCAATAATGATGCCTCAAATGAGTTATCTCAAGTATTGGGCAATAGCATTCTTCCAGAAGTGCTTACTTCCTTCAAAGAGGACAACCCTGCGATTTTGAGTGAAGATGACAAAAATAAG AATCTCAATCCTGATGAAAATACACTTTGTTTATCTGATATCATGGGAGATTTTGAAGATTTCTACTATTGTGAGGGAACTACCTGGAGTCTGGACGACGGTTTTTTTGACATAGCTGATCTCGATCTCCCACTGGACGCTCCTCCTACATAA
- the LOC108996223 gene encoding NAC domain-containing protein 82-like isoform X2, which produces MGKALRLPPGYRFHPTDDELVLLYLKRKIKGERFYSKAVAEVDIYKFAPWELPDKFKSGSGDLQWYFLCPVERKYSRGHRINRETRDGCWKKTGNDISVHHDKELVGSKKTLVFHKNLNSTAIGIRGGKSTQRERTDWVMHEYSLGDQYMAKEGIVKNTYVLCMIFQKEGLGPRNGAQYGAPFKEEEWNYDEDDDSAEAVTLAGSLPSSSSGLAAIDTKFSGGTTSESCLSEAMQSQCEGFSAVLNNDASNELSQVLGNSILPEVLTSFKEDNPAILSEDDKNKVLNKIINMCGTPRFCFLYSLGNAAFLFLDLQSCCSCCYIHFILDKHLMI; this is translated from the exons atggGGAAAGCACTGCGTCTACCTCCGGGGTACCGATTTCATCCCACTGATGATGAGCTGGTTCTGCTCTatctaaaaaggaaaataaagggTGAACGTTTCTATTCTAAAGCAGTTGCAGAGGTTGATATCTACAAGTTTGCCCCTTGGGAACTTCCAG ATAAATTCAAATCCGGAAGTGGTGATTTGCAATGGTACTTCTTATGCCCAGTGGAGAGAAAGTATTCTAGAGGGCATAGAATCAATCGTGAAACCAGAGATGGGTGCTGGAAAAAAACCGGAAATGATATTTCTGTTCATCACGATAAAGAGTTGGTGGGGTCAAAAAAAACATTGGTTTTTCACAAGAACCTCAACTCGACAGCTATAGGGATACGAGGAGGAAAATCAACACAAAGGGAACGAACTGATTGGGTTATGCACGAGTACAGCCTTGGAGATCAGTATATGGCCAAGGAAGGAATTGTCAAG AACACATATGTGCTCTGTATGATTTTCCAGAAGGAGGGCCTAGGGCCAAGAAATGGTGCTCAATACGGAGCACCATTTAAGGAGGAAGAATGGAATTATGATGAGGATGACGACTCTGCAGAAGCTGTCACTTTAGCTGGTTCGTTGCCTAGTAGCAGTAGCGGTTTGGCTGCTATCGACACCAAGTTCTCGGGTGGCACAACATCTGAGTCATGTTTATCTGAAGCTATGCAGTCACAATGTGAGGGGTTTTCTGCAGTTCTCAATAATGATGCCTCAAATGAGTTATCTCAAGTATTGGGCAATAGCATTCTTCCAGAAGTGCTTACTTCCTTCAAAGAGGACAACCCTGCGATTTTGAGTGAAGATGACAAAAATAAG gtacttaacaaaatcataaacatGTGTGGCACACCACGTTTCTGTTTCCTTTACAGTTTAGGTAACGcagcatttttgtttttggatttacAATCTTGCTGTTCTTGTTGttatattcattttatcttGGATAAGCATCTAATGATCTAA